In the genome of Oncorhynchus clarkii lewisi isolate Uvic-CL-2024 chromosome 4, UVic_Ocla_1.0, whole genome shotgun sequence, one region contains:
- the LOC139407530 gene encoding transmembrane protein 80-like, protein MAANRAGKSAVVLSSVPLQLLLYLTALYYVFYFLSTFCMIIYKSRVMSYPDDLLTQDVGLLFFMACLELFRLYCGVRGNLQETEGYMWANLAMTVATALLSVYFLVWQLYVMHADVIINAILLSVYGLGGVLGLATLARFTSVYS, encoded by the exons ATGGCGGCGAACAGAGCAG GCAAGTCTGCTGTTGTA CTGTCGTCTGTTCCTCTCCAGCTCCTGCTCTACCTGACAGCTCTTTACTATGTCTTCTACTTCCTCTCTACATTCTGCATGATCATCTACAAGA GTCGTGTGATGAGCTACCCTGATGACCTCCTAACCCAGGACGTAGGTCTGCTCTTCTTCATGGCTTGTCTTGAGCTGTTCCGACTCTACTGTG GTGTGAGGGGTAACCTGCAGGAGACGGAGGGTTATATGTGGGCTAACCTGGCCATGACGGTGGCTACGGCCCTGTTGTCCGTCTACTTCCTGGTATGGCAGCTGTACGTGATGCATGCTGACGTCATCATCAACGCCATACTGCTCAGTGTTTACGGACTGGGAGGGGTCCTAGGTCTGGCCACACTGGCTAGATTCACCAG TGTCTACTCCTGA